A window from uncultured Desulfobacter sp. encodes these proteins:
- a CDS encoding ABC-F family ATP-binding cassette domain-containing protein: MTVLVSVKELCKAYGDDTLFTGLTVDVKPGEKLGLIGMNGSGKSTLLKIICGESAPDEGEVGVQPGLALVYLAQEDTFDTDLTIEQVLFNSLSSLDMQEKERHRRVNRALGLGGFADAAQKTKGLSGGWRKRLAITRAFCQEPDLLLLDEPTNHLDIAGILWLEQMLSTARFSFVAVSHDRAFLENVCSHTMEIARYYQGGVFKIQGNYRKFEQERDKYLEAQEKKQSSLASKMRREDQWLRQGAKARTTKAKYRIDQAEELRKELSEIKARNRQTARMDIDFSGTGRQTRKLLRVHNLTKGFQGKTLFSNITFELGPGFCLGIVGDNGSGKSTFLSLIEQSTTPDQGTVKWAENLKTAIYHQERTHLDPEMTLRDALNPAGGDSVNYKGRPIHVVSWAKRFLFMPDQLDMPVGRLSGGEKARIVLAEIMRQPCDLLLLDEPTNDLDILSLEVLETSIKEFEGAVIIVSHDRYLMDRVCHRMLYLNNTETPQFYKDFAQILKARTARDKADQPVAEKSKKQTTQPAPVKKKVFSFKDKYELENIEGKILDAEQQVEDFSEQVQHPDVIQAPALMAETCKKLEQAQVLVQELYARWEELEEKKAEADGN, translated from the coding sequence ATGACGGTTTTAGTGTCCGTAAAAGAACTTTGCAAAGCATATGGTGATGATACCCTGTTCACCGGGTTAACTGTGGATGTAAAACCAGGGGAGAAACTGGGCCTGATCGGGATGAACGGTTCCGGCAAATCCACCCTGCTAAAAATCATCTGCGGAGAGAGCGCCCCGGACGAAGGAGAAGTGGGTGTCCAGCCAGGCCTTGCCCTGGTCTATCTTGCCCAGGAAGATACGTTCGACACAGACCTTACCATTGAGCAGGTCCTGTTTAACAGTCTTTCATCCCTGGATATGCAGGAAAAAGAACGCCACCGCAGGGTGAACCGGGCCCTGGGGTTAGGCGGTTTTGCCGATGCTGCCCAAAAGACAAAAGGGCTGTCAGGCGGCTGGCGCAAACGACTGGCCATCACCCGGGCCTTTTGCCAGGAACCGGATCTGCTTTTGCTGGATGAACCCACAAACCATCTGGATATTGCCGGCATTTTATGGCTGGAACAGATGCTTTCAACCGCCAGGTTTTCTTTTGTGGCGGTCTCCCATGACAGGGCCTTTCTTGAAAATGTTTGTTCCCACACCATGGAAATTGCCCGGTACTACCAGGGCGGGGTGTTTAAAATCCAGGGCAATTATCGAAAATTTGAGCAGGAGCGGGACAAATACCTGGAGGCCCAGGAAAAAAAGCAGTCTTCTTTGGCGTCAAAGATGCGCCGGGAAGACCAATGGCTGCGCCAGGGGGCCAAGGCCAGAACCACCAAGGCCAAATACAGGATTGACCAGGCAGAAGAGCTGCGCAAAGAACTGTCCGAAATCAAGGCCCGGAACCGGCAGACCGCCCGGATGGACATTGATTTTTCCGGTACAGGACGCCAGACCAGAAAACTGCTCAGGGTGCATAACCTCACCAAAGGATTTCAAGGCAAAACACTGTTTTCCAACATTACCTTTGAACTGGGACCGGGCTTTTGCCTGGGCATTGTCGGGGACAACGGGTCAGGCAAATCCACCTTTTTGTCTCTGATCGAACAAAGTACGACACCGGACCAGGGAACCGTAAAATGGGCGGAAAACCTTAAAACCGCCATCTACCACCAGGAACGGACCCACCTGGACCCGGAAATGACCCTGCGGGATGCGTTAAATCCGGCCGGCGGAGATTCTGTTAATTACAAGGGACGGCCCATCCATGTGGTCTCCTGGGCCAAACGGTTTCTTTTCATGCCGGATCAGCTGGACATGCCGGTGGGCAGGCTTTCCGGTGGGGAAAAAGCGAGGATCGTTCTGGCTGAGATTATGCGCCAGCCCTGTGACCTGCTGCTTTTGGACGAACCCACCAATGACCTTGACATTCTCTCCCTGGAAGTATTGGAAACCTCCATCAAGGAATTTGAAGGGGCCGTAATCATTGTCTCCCATGACCGGTATCTCATGGACCGGGTATGCCATCGCATGCTCTACCTGAATAACACGGAAACACCTCAATTTTACAAAGATTTTGCCCAGATTTTAAAGGCCCGGACCGCCCGGGATAAAGCGGATCAGCCTGTGGCCGAAAAAAGTAAAAAACAGACCACCCAACCAGCCCCGGTAAAAAAGAAGGTATTTTCCTTTAAAGACAAATATGAACTGGAAAATATTGAAGGAAAGATTCTGGATGCCGAACAACAGGTTGAAGACTTTTCCGAACAGGTCCAGCACCCGGACGTTATCCAGGCCCCTGCCCTGATGGCTGAGACCTGCAAAAAGCTTGAGCAGGCTCAAGTTTTGGTCCAGGAGCTTTATGCACGCTGGGAAGAGCTGGAAGAGAAAAAAGCTGAAGCCGATGGAAACTAA
- a CDS encoding AbrB family transcriptional regulator, with translation MERYLLVIVVGTIGGLLAQRFNVPGGAVVGSMLFSGMTVLFLPKGIVLPSSVSTGIQIMLGITLGVTMDRSLLTLGLKIMPMAILSTIILLTVAVCMAFLANKLGLVDFGTALFGFSPGGMTGMAILAQSENHNGSFVAFFHLVRIFTLFLVIPLLVKVVIYLQNKGIL, from the coding sequence ATGGAAAGATACTTGCTGGTGATTGTGGTGGGAACGATTGGAGGCCTTTTGGCACAACGCTTTAATGTACCAGGGGGTGCCGTTGTCGGCTCCATGCTGTTCTCCGGGATGACGGTTCTGTTTTTACCCAAGGGGATTGTGCTGCCGTCGTCGGTGAGCACAGGTATTCAAATTATGCTGGGCATCACCCTTGGGGTTACCATGGACCGCTCCCTGTTGACGTTGGGGCTCAAAATAATGCCCATGGCAATTTTAAGCACCATTATTTTGTTGACGGTGGCCGTGTGCATGGCCTTCCTGGCCAACAAGCTTGGGCTGGTGGATTTTGGCACGGCCCTGTTCGGGTTTTCCCCAGGGGGCATGACGGGCATGGCCATTTTAGCCCAGTCGGAAAACCATAACGGGTCGTTTGTGGCATTTTTTCATCTGGTGAGAATCTTCACGCTTTTTCTTGTCATTCCGCTGCTTGTAAAGGTGGTCATTTATCTGCAAAATAAGGGAATTCTTTAG
- a CDS encoding sigma-54 dependent transcriptional regulator, translating into MALILIIDDDDNFCDTMKSLVMRMEHDFLAAGTLAQGIHMLGEHPVDILLLDVGLPDGNGLEALSRIKEASTSNPEIFIITGLGDPAGAEAAITEGVWDYIVKPTSIKETRASLTRALKYRQERLSRQQAVTLNLDRILGRSVPMRKCFEIMAQGAASSAPVLITGETGTGKELFAQTIHANSLRKDKGFIVVDCAFLTETLMESTLFGHRKGAFTGAVERRDGLVKLADQGTLFLDEVGEMPLSAQKSFLRILQEKRFRPLGDAKEITSDFRLMAATNRDLDAMVENGTFRRDLLYRLRTIHLPLPPLRRRGSDIEALTRFKISQLCKDNNLNAKKIEQGFFDTLNAYPWPGNVRELFNVLETAFVASGAEATLYAMHLPGDVRIQVARASIEKGQLSQVPEEDGRTESGLFFKDNIPGFKDWKQQMEQLYLEQIIAATNGDVKRILSLSGLSKSHFYSLVKKYGVQI; encoded by the coding sequence ATGGCATTGATTTTAATCATAGATGACGACGATAATTTTTGCGACACCATGAAAAGTCTGGTGATGCGCATGGAACATGATTTTCTGGCCGCAGGCACGCTGGCGCAGGGCATACACATGCTTGGCGAACACCCCGTGGATATCCTGTTGCTGGATGTGGGGCTTCCCGACGGCAACGGGCTTGAAGCATTATCCCGGATCAAGGAGGCATCCACATCCAACCCTGAAATATTTATCATCACAGGCCTGGGTGATCCGGCCGGGGCCGAGGCCGCCATCACCGAAGGGGTCTGGGATTATATTGTGAAACCCACCTCCATAAAAGAGACCCGGGCAAGTCTCACCCGGGCATTGAAATACCGGCAGGAAAGACTGAGTAGACAGCAGGCCGTGACTCTCAACCTGGACCGGATCCTAGGCAGGTCTGTCCCCATGCGCAAATGTTTTGAGATTATGGCCCAGGGGGCGGCGTCCAGTGCGCCCGTACTGATCACAGGGGAAACCGGCACGGGCAAGGAGCTGTTTGCCCAGACCATCCACGCCAACAGCCTTCGCAAAGACAAGGGCTTTATTGTGGTGGACTGTGCGTTTTTAACCGAGACTCTCATGGAGAGCACCTTGTTCGGACACCGCAAGGGTGCGTTCACAGGCGCTGTGGAGCGCCGGGACGGGCTTGTGAAACTGGCGGACCAGGGTACTTTGTTTTTAGATGAGGTGGGGGAGATGCCTTTATCTGCCCAGAAATCCTTTCTGCGCATCCTCCAGGAAAAACGGTTTCGCCCCCTGGGCGATGCCAAGGAGATCACCAGCGATTTCCGCCTCATGGCCGCCACCAACCGGGATCTGGACGCCATGGTGGAAAACGGCACTTTTCGCCGGGATCTGCTTTACCGACTGCGCACCATCCATCTGCCCCTGCCGCCTTTGCGCCGCCGCGGTTCCGATATTGAGGCGTTGACCCGGTTCAAAATCAGCCAGCTTTGCAAAGATAATAACCTGAATGCCAAAAAAATAGAGCAGGGCTTTTTTGATACCCTGAACGCCTACCCCTGGCCCGGAAACGTGAGAGAGCTGTTTAATGTGCTTGAAACCGCATTTGTGGCCTCCGGGGCCGAAGCCACTCTGTACGCCATGCATCTGCCCGGTGACGTCAGAATCCAGGTGGCCCGGGCATCCATAGAAAAGGGGCAGTTGTCCCAGGTGCCCGAAGAAGACGGCCGCACCGAGTCTGGCCTCTTTTTTAAGGACAATATCCCCGGGTTCAAGGACTGGAAACAGCAGATGGAGCAGCTCTATCTGGAACAGATCATTGCCGCCACCAACGGAGATGTTAAGCGTATCTTAAGTCTCTCCGGCCTGTCCAAATCCCATTTTTACTCCCTGGTTAAAAAGTACGGGGTTCAAATATAA